In Pithys albifrons albifrons isolate INPA30051 chromosome 6, PitAlb_v1, whole genome shotgun sequence, a single genomic region encodes these proteins:
- the RASSF10 gene encoding ras association domain-containing protein 10 — translation MEPEERKISVWICQEEKLISGLSRRTTCSDVVRVLLEDSHHRRQRPAPPEPGGGMLSGPPHSYCIVEKWRGFERILPNKTKILRLWVAWGDEQENVRFVLVRSEASLPNAGPRSAEARVVLSKERPGRGLGAARASLALTQERQRRVVRKAFRKLAKINKKRQQPLAREASSAERMETLVHLVLSQDHTIRQQIQRLRELDREIDRYEAKIHLDRMKRHGVNYVQDTYLVGAGELEPGQPSAGRPEEDYARKCEEVLQLQEQRAQQEELLEHLAAEIQEELNERWMKRRREELELAAGPGLADTDCDTTELSGGGGEGELHLEHERVKTQLSTSLYIGLKLSTDLEAVKTDLDCTQRAWEDKERELQRLLETLGTLDVAEAPAEPRGAAGGGRPVAGGGWVEQARALRKDCADNDEDSDTGLSSMHSQDSDSVPVCESLV, via the coding sequence ATGGAGCCCGAGGAGAGGAAGATCTCGGTGTGGATCTgccaggaggagaagctgaTCTCCGGGCTCTCCCGGCGGACCACCTGCTCGGACGTGGTGCGGGTGCTACTGGAGGACAGCCACCACCGACGGCAGCGTCCGGCGCCGCCCGAGCCCGGCGGCGGGATGCTGTCGGGGCCGCCGCACTCCTACTGCATCGTGGAGAAGTGGCGCGGTTTCGAGCGGATCCTGCCCAACAAGACCAAGATCCTGCGGCTCTGGGTGGCGTGGGGGGACGAGCAGGAGAACGTGCGCTTCGTGCTGGTGCGCAGCGAGGCCTCGCTGCCCAACGCGGGTCCGCGCAGCGCCGAGGCGCGGGTGGTGCTGAGCAAGGAGCGCCCCGGCCGCGGCCTGGGGGCGGCCCGCGCCAGCCTGGCGCTCACGCAGGAGCGGCAGCGGCGGGTGGTGCGGAAAGCCTTCCGCAAGCTGGCCAAGATCAACAAGAAGCGGCAGCAACCGCTGGCCCGGGAAGCCTCGTCGGCGGAGAGGATGGAGACACTGGTGCACCTGGTGCTCTCGCAGGACCACACCATCCGGCAGCAGATACAGCGGCTCCGCGAGCTGGACCGGGAGATCGACAGGTACGAGGCTAAGATCCACCTGGACCGCATGAAGAGGCACGGCGTCAACTACGTGCAGGACACCTACCTGGTGGGCGCCGGGGAACTGGAGCCGGGCCAGCCCTCCGCCGGCCGCCCCGAGGAGGACTATGCCAGGAAGTGCgaggaggtgctgcagctgcaggagcagcgggcgcagcaggaggagctgctggagcacctGGCCGCCGAGATCCAGGAGGAGCTCAACGAGCGCTGGATGAAGCGGCGGcgggaggagctggagctggcgGCGGGACCTGGCCTGGCCGACACGGACTGCGACACCACGGAGctgagcggcggcggcggcgaggGCGAGCTGCACCTGGAGCATGAGCGGGTCAAGACCCAGCTGAGCACTAGCCTCTACATCGGCCTCAAGCTGAGTACGGACCTGGAGGCCGTTAAGACCGACCTGGACTGCACGCAGCGGGCGTGGGAGGACAAGGAGCGGGAGCTGCAGCGCCTGCTGGAGACGCTGGGCACCCTGGACGTGGCGGAGGCGCCGGCGGAGCCGCGCGGGGCGGCGGGTGGGGGGCGGCCGGTGGCGGGGGGCGGCTGGGTGGAGCAGGCGCGGGCGCTGCGCAAGGACTGCGCCGACAACGACGAGGACTCGGACACGGGGCTGAGCTCCATGCACAGTCAGGACTCGGACTCGGTGCCCGTCTGCGAGTCCCTCGTGTAG